The Haloarchaeobius amylolyticus genome window below encodes:
- a CDS encoding NUDIX hydrolase produces the protein MSDEHDERADDTERDDPLAWETTDSRVGYECPGFDIVHDEVRLPDGTETDFDYLDEPHAVVVLPFTRDGDVVVIEEWRHAVGRVNRGLPAGGVEDHDDDLALAAHRELTEETGYEADRVEHLTTVEPANGIANSVHHYYVAHGCEDVDGQDLDFNESIRVDTTSYDDLLAAVQDGDLRDGRAVTALCYYELFGDDA, from the coding sequence ATGAGCGACGAGCACGACGAGCGCGCCGACGACACAGAGCGCGACGACCCGCTGGCCTGGGAGACCACCGACTCCCGGGTCGGCTACGAATGTCCCGGCTTCGACATCGTCCACGACGAGGTCCGACTCCCCGACGGCACCGAGACGGACTTCGACTACCTCGACGAACCCCACGCCGTGGTCGTCCTGCCCTTCACCCGTGACGGCGACGTGGTCGTCATCGAGGAGTGGCGTCACGCCGTCGGCCGGGTCAACCGCGGCCTGCCAGCCGGCGGGGTCGAGGACCACGACGACGACCTCGCGCTCGCGGCCCACCGAGAACTCACCGAGGAGACCGGCTACGAGGCCGACCGGGTCGAACACCTCACGACGGTCGAGCCGGCCAACGGCATCGCCAACTCGGTCCACCACTACTACGTCGCCCACGGCTGCGAGGACGTCGACGGGCAGGACCTCGACTTCAACGAGTCCATCCGGGTCGACACGACGAGCTACGACGACCTGCTGGCGGCGGTCCAGGACGGCGACCTCCGCGACGGCCGCGCCGTCACCGCCCTCTGTTACTACGAACTGTTCGGCGACGACGCGTAG
- a CDS encoding alpha/beta fold hydrolase: MTADWTHGQTIVNDVRLHYVEAGDPADPTVVLVHGFPEFWYSWRNQLPALAEAGYHVVAPDMRGYNRSEKPHGVAAYRITELSADVADLCREFDAPVHLVGHDWGGGVVWDVAARTPEVVETLTVMNAPHPARFEEVLRSSADQRKRSWYMLFFQLPWLPERVVTALNCRPIDRMLREGTVTPGAFTEEDVARYREAFQRPGAATSAINYYRSVFREGAKDRIPFVSAATAEADVDVPTLLLWGEQDAALALELTEGLERWVPDLEVVRLPDASHWVQFDAPERVTEELLGFIGAHR; the protein is encoded by the coding sequence ATGACCGCCGACTGGACCCACGGCCAGACCATCGTGAACGACGTGCGCCTCCACTACGTCGAAGCCGGGGACCCCGCCGACCCGACCGTCGTCCTCGTCCACGGCTTCCCCGAGTTCTGGTACTCTTGGCGCAACCAGCTCCCCGCGCTCGCCGAGGCGGGCTACCACGTCGTCGCGCCGGACATGCGGGGCTACAACCGCTCGGAGAAGCCCCATGGCGTGGCGGCCTACCGCATCACCGAACTCTCGGCCGACGTCGCCGACCTCTGCCGCGAGTTCGACGCGCCGGTCCACCTCGTCGGCCACGACTGGGGCGGTGGCGTGGTCTGGGACGTGGCGGCCCGGACGCCCGAGGTCGTCGAGACGCTGACCGTGATGAACGCCCCGCACCCGGCCCGGTTCGAGGAGGTCCTTCGCAGCAGTGCGGACCAGCGCAAGCGCTCGTGGTACATGCTCTTCTTCCAGCTCCCGTGGCTCCCCGAGCGGGTCGTGACCGCGCTGAACTGCCGGCCCATCGACCGGATGCTCCGCGAGGGGACCGTCACGCCCGGCGCGTTCACCGAGGAGGACGTGGCCCGGTACAGGGAGGCGTTCCAGCGTCCCGGCGCCGCGACCTCGGCCATCAACTACTACCGGTCGGTGTTCCGCGAGGGCGCGAAGGACAGGATTCCGTTCGTCTCCGCAGCGACCGCCGAGGCGGACGTGGACGTGCCGACCCTGCTGCTCTGGGGGGAGCAGGACGCCGCACTGGCACTCGAACTGACCGAGGGGCTGGAACGCTGGGTTCCCGACCTCGAGGTCGTCCGGCTCCCCGACGCGAGCCACTGGGTGCAGTTCGACGCCCCAGAGCGCGTCACCGAGGAACTCCTCGGATTCATCGGGGCACATCGCTAA
- a CDS encoding ABC transporter permease, translating into MIGLETGTWALTKREILRYVRRPRNTFLPPFINNVLYFAVFGVILGSRIGEYAGGIPYITFVLPGLVVLGAISNGFENASFSIFHGRWNEYIHEVLTSPLSYRQLAFAYVAASALRGVLVGVIIAVIGVVFTIANPNYGMVTVAHPAYLVVSLITVAALFACFGILGGLWARDFDYLTVLNQFIIRPLVFFGGVFYPLAALEGTGIWYDLSFLNPMVYMVNAVRFGFLDFAEVDPALSLGVLLAITAVVFTVDVLLLKRGYGLMD; encoded by the coding sequence ATGATCGGCCTCGAAACCGGGACGTGGGCGCTCACGAAGCGCGAGATCCTCCGGTACGTCCGCCGGCCGCGCAACACGTTCCTCCCGCCCTTCATCAACAACGTGCTCTACTTCGCGGTGTTCGGGGTCATCCTCGGCAGTCGCATCGGCGAGTACGCCGGCGGTATCCCCTACATCACGTTCGTCCTGCCGGGGCTGGTCGTGCTCGGGGCCATCTCGAACGGCTTCGAGAACGCCTCGTTCAGCATCTTCCACGGGCGCTGGAACGAGTACATCCACGAGGTGCTGACCTCACCACTCTCGTACAGACAACTGGCGTTCGCCTACGTCGCCGCCAGCGCTCTCCGCGGCGTCCTCGTCGGCGTCATCATCGCCGTCATCGGCGTCGTGTTCACCATCGCGAATCCGAACTACGGGATGGTCACGGTCGCCCACCCGGCCTACCTCGTGGTCTCCCTCATCACGGTTGCCGCACTGTTCGCCTGCTTCGGCATCCTCGGCGGGCTCTGGGCGCGTGACTTCGACTACCTCACCGTCCTCAACCAGTTCATCATCCGGCCGCTGGTGTTCTTCGGCGGCGTCTTCTACCCGCTCGCCGCGCTGGAGGGGACCGGCATCTGGTACGACCTCTCGTTCCTGAACCCGATGGTCTACATGGTGAACGCGGTCCGCTTCGGCTTCCTCGACTTCGCCGAGGTCGACCCCGCCCTCTCGCTCGGCGTCCTGCTGGCCATCACGGCCGTCGTCTTCACGGTCGACGTGCTGTTGCTCAAGCGCGGGTACGGCCTGATGGACTAG
- a CDS encoding ABC transporter ATP-binding protein: MTHAIEVTDLVKEYGSLRALDGLSLQVEEGEFFGLLGPNGAGKTTFINILVGLARKTSGEARVFGYDVVEDYRQARDAIGLAPQEFNVDRFFPIEEVLVHKAGYHGIPEDEALDRAHEALKRVGIYDKRKERFDWLSGGMKRRLLLARALVTDPDLLILDEPTAGVDVQLRHDLWEVVSELNDNGTTVLLTTHYIEEAERLCDRVAIVNEGSKVEVSTPDELMRRGTDTITVTLRDPPAVAPELNGTLDRVESVELDGDRLLVRATNGGAVTPALLNELEAMGHDIVNLDISRTSLEEIFVEMTGEGRERGRGDRESADAATGDAR; encoded by the coding sequence ATGACACACGCCATCGAGGTCACCGACCTCGTGAAGGAGTACGGGTCGTTGCGCGCCCTCGACGGCCTCTCCCTGCAGGTCGAGGAGGGTGAGTTCTTCGGGCTGCTCGGGCCGAACGGGGCCGGCAAGACCACGTTCATCAACATCCTCGTCGGCCTCGCCCGGAAGACCTCGGGCGAGGCGCGGGTGTTCGGCTACGACGTGGTCGAGGACTACCGGCAGGCCCGCGACGCCATCGGGCTGGCTCCACAGGAGTTCAACGTCGACCGCTTCTTCCCCATCGAGGAGGTGCTGGTCCACAAGGCGGGCTACCACGGCATCCCCGAGGACGAGGCGCTCGACCGGGCCCACGAGGCCCTGAAGCGGGTCGGCATCTACGACAAGCGCAAGGAGCGCTTCGACTGGCTCTCGGGCGGGATGAAGCGCCGGCTGTTGCTCGCCCGGGCGCTCGTCACCGACCCGGACCTGCTCATCCTCGACGAGCCGACGGCCGGGGTCGACGTGCAGTTGCGCCACGACCTCTGGGAGGTCGTCTCCGAGCTGAACGACAACGGGACGACCGTCCTGCTGACGACCCACTACATCGAGGAGGCCGAACGCCTCTGTGACCGGGTCGCCATCGTCAACGAGGGCTCGAAGGTCGAGGTGTCGACGCCGGACGAACTCATGCGCCGGGGGACCGACACCATCACCGTCACGCTGCGTGACCCGCCCGCGGTGGCTCCAGAACTCAACGGGACGCTCGACCGCGTCGAGTCCGTGGAACTGGACGGCGACCGGCTGCTCGTCCGGGCCACCAACGGCGGCGCCGTGACACCCGCCCTGCTGAACGAACTGGAGGCGATGGGCCACGACATCGTGAACCTCGACATCTCGCGGACCTCGCTGGAGGAGATCTTCGTCGAGATGACCGGAGAGGGGCGCGAACGCGGCAGGGGCGACCGCGAATCGGCCGACGCCGCCACGGGTGATGCCCGATGA
- a CDS encoding histidine kinase N-terminal 7TM domain-containing protein, protein MVIELHPYTLALVLGAVAAAGVAVRAWQYRPAAGATPLAVMMTGVTEWLVFHALEVEATVGWRKLLWADLQWLGVVVIPVAWLAFALEFTGRDDDRTQRVLAALLLEPLLAMLLLVTNRSHELLWGEPRLVSVEVLGLAPMTVATATPHAGAFAHALFSYALLFVGTVLLVQLLLQTRSLYRLQGFVVLVGVGLPWVTNVLALFSVTPLDLTPLAFVLTGVAFTAGLYRFRLLDLVPVAHDRVVANLDDAVLVVDRGERIVDANDAAHDLFGREDAALIGAAVTDVFPGYERLVGEANRDGRVGEVELDTDGERRHFALRLSGLTGGRGQPVGTIAMFHDITRQKARERDLERANAELQRTNDRLDEFASVVSHDLRNPLNVASGRLELARETGDDEHFVAIEESHDRMERIVDDLLTLAREGANTGAIRPVALDGVATDAWAVVDTGDSTVEVEPAGTIRADRQRLQQLFENLFRNAVEHNDGPVTVRVGSLSRALTDGDGGDGGDGDTAGTGRFAGFYVEDDGAGIPADERESVFDSGYSGGNGTGLGLAIVEKVAEAHGWTVTVTDTGATDSPATSGARFEFVVNPSRR, encoded by the coding sequence ATGGTCATCGAGTTACACCCGTACACGCTCGCCCTCGTCCTCGGAGCAGTGGCAGCCGCCGGCGTCGCGGTCCGTGCCTGGCAGTACCGACCAGCGGCGGGTGCGACCCCACTGGCGGTGATGATGACCGGGGTGACCGAGTGGCTGGTCTTCCACGCGCTGGAGGTCGAGGCGACCGTCGGATGGCGGAAACTCCTCTGGGCGGACCTCCAGTGGCTCGGCGTCGTCGTCATCCCGGTCGCGTGGCTCGCGTTCGCCCTGGAGTTCACCGGCCGGGACGACGACCGGACCCAGCGGGTCCTCGCCGCCCTGCTGCTCGAACCGCTGCTCGCCATGCTCCTGCTCGTGACGAACCGGAGCCACGAGCTCCTCTGGGGCGAGCCACGGCTCGTCTCGGTCGAGGTCCTCGGGCTGGCACCGATGACCGTCGCGACCGCGACCCCGCACGCCGGCGCGTTCGCCCACGCACTGTTCAGTTACGCGCTCCTGTTCGTCGGGACCGTCCTGCTCGTCCAGCTCCTGCTCCAGACCCGGTCGCTGTACCGCCTCCAGGGGTTCGTGGTGCTTGTCGGCGTCGGCCTCCCCTGGGTCACGAACGTCCTCGCGCTGTTCTCGGTGACGCCGCTCGACCTGACGCCACTGGCGTTCGTGCTCACAGGGGTCGCGTTCACGGCCGGGCTCTACCGCTTCCGGCTGCTCGACCTGGTACCCGTCGCCCACGACCGGGTCGTGGCGAACCTCGACGATGCCGTACTGGTCGTCGACCGGGGTGAGCGCATCGTGGACGCGAACGACGCGGCCCACGACCTGTTCGGGCGCGAGGACGCCGCCCTCATCGGTGCGGCCGTCACCGACGTCTTCCCCGGGTACGAGCGCCTGGTCGGGGAGGCCAACCGCGACGGCCGGGTCGGCGAGGTCGAACTCGACACGGACGGCGAGCGCCGCCACTTCGCGCTCCGACTCTCCGGGCTCACCGGCGGCCGGGGCCAGCCGGTGGGGACCATCGCGATGTTCCACGACATCACCCGGCAGAAGGCGCGCGAGCGCGACCTCGAACGGGCGAACGCCGAGCTCCAGCGGACCAACGACCGCCTCGACGAGTTCGCGAGCGTCGTCAGTCACGACCTGCGCAACCCGCTGAACGTCGCCAGCGGCCGGCTGGAACTCGCCCGGGAGACCGGCGACGACGAGCACTTCGTCGCCATCGAGGAGTCCCACGACCGGATGGAACGCATCGTCGACGACCTGCTCACGCTCGCCCGGGAGGGTGCGAACACCGGCGCGATTCGACCCGTCGCCCTCGACGGGGTGGCGACCGACGCCTGGGCCGTCGTCGACACCGGCGACTCCACCGTCGAGGTCGAGCCGGCCGGGACCATCCGGGCGGACCGCCAGCGACTCCAGCAACTGTTCGAGAACCTCTTCCGCAACGCCGTCGAGCACAACGACGGCCCCGTCACCGTCCGGGTCGGCTCCCTCTCACGGGCGCTGACGGACGGGGATGGGGGAGACGGAGGGGACGGAGACACGGCGGGGACCGGTCGGTTCGCCGGGTTCTACGTCGAGGACGACGGTGCTGGCATCCCCGCCGACGAGCGCGAGTCGGTGTTCGACTCTGGCTACTCCGGCGGCAACGGCACGGGCCTCGGGCTGGCCATCGTCGAGAAGGTCGCCGAGGCCCACGGCTGGACGGTCACGGTCACGGACACCGGGGCGACGGACTCGCCCGCCACCTCGGGTGCCCGCTTCGAGTTCGTCGTCAACCCGTCCCGTCGCTGA
- a CDS encoding AAA family ATPase yields the protein MLAVVCGLPGAGKTTVAEDVADRTGGTLLRTDVVRKDLLEDPDYTEVESYMVYEGLFERAKALLDEGETVVLDGTFQRRGDRVRAKAIARLVGARFELVRVVCDEAVVRERIAAREGDESDADFEVHQHFREVFDEVTMDHARVDNSGSLAATEDQVDAVFAARFTPAVEP from the coding sequence ATGCTAGCGGTGGTCTGTGGCCTGCCCGGTGCAGGCAAGACGACGGTGGCGGAGGACGTGGCCGACCGGACCGGCGGCACCCTCCTCCGGACCGACGTGGTGCGCAAGGACCTGCTCGAGGACCCGGACTACACCGAGGTCGAGTCCTACATGGTGTACGAGGGGCTGTTCGAGCGGGCGAAGGCGCTGCTGGACGAGGGCGAGACGGTCGTCCTCGACGGGACGTTCCAGCGCCGGGGCGACCGCGTCCGGGCGAAGGCCATCGCCCGGCTGGTCGGCGCTCGCTTCGAACTGGTCCGGGTCGTGTGCGACGAGGCGGTCGTCCGGGAGCGCATCGCCGCCCGCGAGGGCGACGAGAGCGACGCCGACTTCGAGGTGCACCAGCACTTCCGCGAGGTCTTCGACGAGGTGACGATGGACCACGCGAGGGTCGACAACTCGGGGTCGCTCGCGGCGACCGAGGACCAGGTCGACGCGGTGTTCGCGGCGCGGTTCACGCCCGCGGTTGAGCCGTAG
- the trmY gene encoding tRNA (pseudouridine(54)-N(1))-methyltransferase TrmY, which translates to MRQFIVLGHEVPTTADFSLDALASEAGRMDLLARSLNAAFLASHGLREDVRVHLVLGDEYTVTVDGSEVRNLHPDERSIAALVRNALDHREDAIGHMPAESSPGVSIRRFGFETILEECARDGTVVQLHEDGEPAGDADLPENPVFVLSDHTDFTDDEVSLLADAADLRLRLGPTVLHADHAITVAHHWLDTQGYQHF; encoded by the coding sequence ATGCGCCAGTTCATCGTCCTCGGCCACGAGGTCCCGACGACGGCCGACTTCTCGCTCGACGCGCTCGCCAGCGAGGCCGGCCGCATGGACCTGCTCGCCCGCTCGCTGAACGCTGCCTTCCTCGCCAGCCACGGCCTCCGGGAGGACGTGCGCGTCCACCTCGTGCTCGGCGACGAGTACACCGTCACCGTCGACGGGAGCGAGGTCCGGAACCTCCACCCCGACGAGCGCTCCATCGCCGCCCTCGTCCGGAACGCCCTCGACCACCGCGAGGACGCCATCGGCCACATGCCCGCCGAGTCCTCGCCCGGCGTCTCCATCCGGCGGTTCGGCTTCGAGACCATCCTCGAGGAGTGCGCCCGCGACGGTACCGTCGTCCAGCTCCACGAGGACGGCGAGCCGGCGGGCGACGCCGACCTCCCCGAGAACCCCGTCTTCGTGCTCTCGGACCACACCGACTTCACCGACGACGAGGTGTCCCTCCTCGCCGACGCGGCCGACCTGCGCCTGCGCCTCGGCCCGACGGTCCTCCACGCCGACCACGCCATCACGGTCGCCCACCACTGGCTCGACACTCAGGGATACCAACACTTCTGA
- a CDS encoding tRNA pseudouridine(54/55) synthase Pus10: MDVLDTARKLVATGPVCDPCLGRPFADRSFGLTNAERGKALRVSIALEDDEPYESPEREDCWVCEGHTARFDTYAELIAEGLAGVSFETYQVGTRAPPLVEENEMLFREDAGMAPDAGELFKSEFNREVGKRVGRLTDTDVDFDRPDVLAVIDLERAGEDPSTHAVDVQVNPAFVFGHYRKLERDIPQTEWPCRECGGTGVQLSTDEGEEPCDYCGGSGYLYDDSVEGFVAPHVLEAMDGSEAVFHGAGREDVDALMLGTGRPFVVEVKDPQVRAPDVEALEADINAAADGSVEVEDLRLATHEMVERVKELDASKTYRAEVEFGDDVSEESLAAAVDELRGTTVTQHTPQRVDHRRASLDRTRTVYDISADRADARHATVEIHGEGGLYIKELISGDDGRTEPSLAGLLGTTATVTALDVLAVEGEDEAFDDPDYLR, encoded by the coding sequence ATGGACGTACTCGACACCGCCCGGAAGCTGGTCGCCACCGGGCCCGTCTGCGACCCCTGTCTCGGTCGCCCCTTCGCCGACCGGAGCTTCGGCCTGACCAACGCCGAGCGCGGGAAGGCCCTGCGCGTCAGCATCGCCCTCGAAGACGACGAGCCCTACGAGTCGCCCGAGCGCGAGGACTGCTGGGTGTGCGAGGGCCACACCGCCCGCTTCGACACCTACGCCGAACTCATCGCCGAGGGGCTGGCAGGCGTCAGTTTCGAGACCTACCAGGTCGGCACCCGTGCCCCACCGCTGGTCGAGGAGAACGAGATGCTGTTCCGCGAGGACGCCGGGATGGCGCCCGACGCGGGCGAACTCTTCAAGTCGGAGTTCAACCGCGAGGTCGGCAAGCGCGTCGGCCGCCTCACCGACACCGACGTGGACTTCGACCGGCCGGACGTGCTCGCGGTCATCGACCTCGAACGCGCCGGCGAGGACCCCTCGACCCACGCGGTCGACGTGCAGGTCAACCCCGCGTTCGTCTTCGGGCACTACCGCAAGCTCGAACGCGACATCCCCCAGACGGAGTGGCCCTGCCGCGAGTGCGGCGGCACCGGCGTCCAGCTCTCGACCGACGAGGGCGAGGAACCCTGTGACTACTGCGGCGGCTCGGGCTACCTCTACGACGACAGCGTCGAGGGCTTCGTCGCCCCGCACGTCCTCGAGGCGATGGACGGCTCCGAGGCGGTGTTCCACGGGGCCGGCCGCGAGGACGTCGACGCCCTGATGCTCGGGACGGGGCGGCCCTTCGTCGTCGAGGTGAAGGACCCGCAGGTGCGCGCACCCGACGTCGAGGCACTGGAGGCCGACATCAACGCGGCCGCCGACGGCTCGGTCGAGGTGGAGGACCTGCGCCTCGCCACCCACGAGATGGTCGAGCGCGTCAAGGAACTCGACGCCTCGAAGACCTACCGCGCCGAGGTCGAGTTCGGCGACGACGTGAGCGAGGAGTCGCTCGCGGCCGCGGTCGACGAACTCCGGGGCACCACCGTCACGCAGCACACGCCCCAGCGCGTCGACCACCGGCGCGCCAGCCTCGACCGGACCCGCACCGTCTACGACATCTCGGCCGACCGGGCTGACGCGCGCCACGCGACCGTCGAGATCCACGGCGAGGGCGGCCTCTACATCAAGGAGCTCATCAGCGGCGACGACGGCCGGACCGAGCCCTCGCTGGCGGGCCTGCTCGGGACCACGGCGACCGTGACCGCGCTCGACGTGCTGGCGGTCGAGGGCGAGGACGAGGCCTTCGACGACCCGGACTACCTTCGCTGA
- a CDS encoding helix-turn-helix transcriptional regulator, whose amino-acid sequence MAILDTVYTSSVRQAVLRTLRDDPQTRRHILDEVDASKSAVYNALNELRDRRLVAERDDRVWETTGLGDLVADQVDDRERTARVLDDHGDYFASHDAAALPRWFRQSLGALAGCEHLTAPSSDPYRVVRRTATVIEEAESLDVLTPIYHDRYADAIRSVTDRTQIRLGLDASILSEVESQEADDWDHENPTVRIHDHDFALTVTHDAVMLSLPREDGSYDAQTKLVARSDAALAWGRRLFESCWGAATPIGEFAPHLREDDGAEGAPQAVSDTSG is encoded by the coding sequence ATGGCCATCCTCGATACAGTGTACACCTCGTCGGTCAGGCAGGCCGTCCTGCGTACCCTGCGAGACGACCCCCAGACACGACGACACATCCTCGACGAGGTCGACGCGAGCAAGTCGGCGGTGTACAACGCGCTGAACGAGCTGCGCGACCGGCGGCTCGTGGCCGAGCGCGACGACCGGGTCTGGGAGACGACCGGGCTGGGCGACCTCGTGGCCGACCAGGTCGACGACCGCGAGCGCACGGCACGGGTCCTCGACGACCACGGCGACTACTTCGCGAGCCACGACGCCGCGGCGCTCCCCCGGTGGTTCCGCCAGTCGCTGGGCGCGCTCGCCGGCTGCGAGCACCTGACCGCGCCGTCGTCGGACCCCTACCGGGTGGTCCGGCGGACGGCGACCGTCATCGAGGAGGCGGAGTCGCTCGACGTGCTCACGCCCATCTACCACGACCGCTACGCCGACGCCATCCGCTCGGTGACCGACCGGACACAGATACGGCTGGGGCTCGACGCCTCCATCCTCTCCGAGGTCGAGTCACAGGAGGCCGACGACTGGGACCACGAGAACCCCACGGTCCGCATCCACGACCACGACTTCGCGCTGACCGTGACCCACGACGCCGTGATGCTCTCGCTCCCCCGCGAGGACGGGAGCTACGACGCCCAGACGAAACTCGTCGCACGGAGCGACGCGGCACTGGCGTGGGGCCGGCGGCTGTTCGAGTCGTGCTGGGGGGCGGCCACCCCCATCGGCGAGTTCGCGCCCCACCTCCGCGAGGACGACGGGGCGGAGGGTGCGCCACAGGCCGTCTCGGACACGTCAGGGTGA
- the rnhB gene encoding ribonuclease HII, producing the protein MHFGVDEAGKGPVLGSMWAAAVVVPDDDVLPDDVDDSKRVQPARREELAAALRADDRVRLGVAEITPDRIDAPETDMNTLTVCAHAEALSDAGVDGLAGYVDAGDTSEDRFARRVTDHCPCEVDVTAEHGADETYPVVAAASIVAKVARDDQMTRLGEEYGSVGSGYPSDPTTREFLADYVADTGELPPFARASWSTCADVLAAHEQAGLGDF; encoded by the coding sequence ATGCACTTCGGCGTGGACGAGGCGGGGAAGGGACCGGTGCTCGGGTCGATGTGGGCCGCGGCCGTCGTGGTCCCCGACGACGACGTGCTCCCCGACGACGTGGACGACTCGAAGCGGGTCCAGCCCGCCCGCCGCGAGGAACTGGCGGCCGCCCTCCGTGCCGACGACCGGGTCCGCCTCGGGGTCGCCGAGATCACCCCCGACCGCATCGACGCCCCCGAGACGGACATGAACACCCTCACCGTCTGCGCCCACGCCGAGGCGCTCTCCGACGCGGGCGTCGACGGCCTCGCGGGGTACGTCGACGCCGGCGACACCAGCGAGGACCGCTTCGCCCGCCGCGTCACCGACCACTGTCCCTGCGAGGTCGACGTGACGGCCGAACACGGCGCCGACGAGACCTACCCGGTCGTCGCGGCCGCCAGCATCGTCGCCAAGGTCGCCCGCGACGACCAGATGACCCGCCTCGGTGAGGAGTACGGGTCGGTCGGCTCCGGCTACCCCAGCGACCCGACGACCCGCGAGTTCCTCGCGGACTACGTCGCCGACACTGGCGAGTTACCGCCGTTCGCCCGCGCCTCCTGGTCGACCTGTGCGGACGTGCTGGCGGCACACGAACAGGCCGGCCTCGGCGACTTCTGA